Part of the Polaribacter sp. Hel1_33_78 genome is shown below.
TTTAAAGTTCCATTATTTAAAATATCACTACCAACTCTAAATCCATAGTTATTTAAATTAAAACTTTGATAAGAAATAGTTTGCGATAATTGAAAGAAATCATCTGGCCATTTTAAACGTTGTCCTAAACCTAAAGAGGCACCAATAATACCTAAACTTTGATTTCTATCTACATCTCCTGTTTGAAAGTTAAATTGATACTGATTTGATGAGTAAATAGAAAACGATAAAGATTGTGGTTTTCTGCCTCCCAACCAAGGTTCTGTAAATGAAAAACTATAAGTATTAAATGTTCTACTCGTTTGTAGACGTAAAGATAGTTTTTGACCATCTCCCATTGGTAAAGGATTGTACGATTCTTTATTGAATAAATTTCGAATAGAGAAATTATTAAAAGATAAACCAAGAGTACCTATAAAAGAACCACCTCCATAACCCCCTTGCAGTTCTATCTGACTTCCACCTTTTTCTACTACTGTAAAGTCTATATCAGCTGTTTTATTTTGATAATTTGGCACAACATCTGGTGATACATTTTGATCAAAGAAACCCAATTGACCTATTTCTCTAATAGACCTAATAATAGCACTTCTACTAAATAAATCTCCCGGTTTAACACGTAATTCTCTAAAAATAACATGGTCATTTGTTTTATCATTACCCGTTACTGTAACTTTTTTAATACGTGCTTTTTCATCTTCTCTAATTCTAATTTCAACGGTAATAGAGTCATTTTTCACCCTTGTTTCAATAGCATTTACTTGAGAGAATAAGAAACCATTATCTTGGTATAAGGTAGAAATATCTTCAGAATTAGGAGATCCATCACCTTTTACGCGCTCTTTAAGCACAGCGCCGTTATAAACATCACCTTTATCAATTCTTAACACTGCTCTTAATTCATCATCGGTGTATTCTTTATTTCCAACAAATAAAATATCAGCAAATTTGTACTGTTTTCCTTCTTCTAATGTTATATTTAGATTAATTGTATTGTCATCATTCCAAGAAATTTTATCACTTAAAATACGAGCATCTCTAAAGCCTAATCGGCTGTATTTATCTAAAATATTTTCTAAATCTTCTTGATAATCTTCTTCTATATATTTTGATGCTTTCCAGAAACGACCAACAAACTTACTTTTGGTGTTAGACATTGCCTTTTTCAGCTTTTTATCTGTAAATTTTTTATTTCCAGTAAAAACAATTTCTTTAATTTTTATTCGAACACCTTTATCTACAAAGACATTTATATTCACCGTATTGAGGTCTGCGGTGTCTTTTTTTACAGCTAGGTTTACTTTTGTTTTCAGATATCCTTTATCTGTGTATTTCTTTGTAATATAATTTTTTGTGGTTACAATTAAGTTATCGGTAAGCATTGCCCCTGATTTTAATTCAGCCTCTTTAACAAGTTCTTTTGCTTTAGATTTTTTAACACCAGTAATTTTTACTTGATTTAATTGTGGTAATTCTTGCACATCAAATTGTAGGTAAACGGTGTTGCCATCTACTTTTGCCAAGTATACATCTACATTGCTAAATTGCTTGCTTTCGTATAATTTTTTTATAGCACTTGTAAGCTTGTCTCCCGGTAGTTTTATAACTTGTCCATTTCTTAAACCAGTAAAAATTTTAACAGTTTCTTCGCTAAATTTTTTTAAACCAGTAACAGAAATTCCACCCAAAATATATTCTTTTCCTTTTTCGAAGGAAATATTTTTGTCGGTGGTAATGGTGTCTTTTTTTATTTGAGCTATCGTACTAAAATTAAAAAAAAGTGCAAAAAGCACTAAAGTTGTAGAAAGTAATTTCATAGAAATTTTATTCTGTAAGTTGTTCGCTTGTTTTTCCAAATCGTCTTTCTCTATTCTGATAATCTATGATGGCATCATAGAAATGTTCTTGTCTAAAATCTGGCCAAAGAATATTTGTAAAGTATAATTCAGCATACGCAATTTGCCATAATAAGAAATTACTAATGCGTTGTTCTCCACTAGTTCTTATTAATAAATCAACGTTGGGCAAATTAAACGTATATAAATGGTTATTTATAGTATTTTCATCAATTTTTTCTAAATCAAGCTCTTTATTAACAACTTTTTTAGATATGTTTTTGATTGCGTTAACAATTTCTTCTCTTGATCCGTAACTTAAAGCAAAAGTTAGGGTCATTTCATTATTTGATTTTGTTTTCTGAATTACATCTAATAATGTTTTTTGAGCAGTTTTAGGCAGATTTTCTATGTTGCCAATGGCATTCACTTTTATTTTGTTTTCTTGAAAGGTCGGCAGTTCTTTTTTTAGTGAACTAATTAGTAAACTCATTAAAGCGTCTATTTCAAATTTAGGTCTTTTCCAATTTTCTGTAGAAAAAGCATATAGAGTGATATATCTTACTTTGAGTTCTCCTGCAGCCTCCAGTGTTTGTCTTACAGCAGTTAATGCATTTTTATGTCCAAAAACTCTAGTCATCCCTTTATCTTTTGCCCAACGACCGTTACCGTCCATAATAATGGCAACGTGTTTTGGAACTCTTTGTGGGTTAATGCGTAGTTTTTTATCCATAAATTATAGTCCGTTGGTGTAACAAGCGGGTCTTCCAAAGGTGTAAATTAAAGAAAAACCAGTAAACATATACCAATCATTGCCAGTGCCTCCAAAATTAAGGTCGGTAATTGTATCATTATTGTAATCTAAATCATCTTCAAATGTATATCTAAATTTGGCTTCTAAAGAAAATGCTAAAGGACCTGCTAATTTTGATTTAAATCCAACACCAAAAGGAATAGAAAATGAGTTCTTAGTATCATAAACATATGCATCTGGTGACGATTCTGTAACAACATATTGATAGTTGAAAGCAGCTAATTCCAATAGAATGTAAGGAGTCCAAGTTTTATCATCAGATGATAAATCGTACTCATAAAAATTATATTCTAAACCTACTGCCAATTCGTTTATTGTATTGGAAAAACTTGATCCTCTATCTCTTCTAAAATCTGTATCTGCATCTTTATCATTTGCTTCAATGGGCAAATAACTGTATGTTGCTCTTAGAACCATTCTAGGGTTTAAGTTGTACTTAAAAAAAGCGGCACCCGCAATCTTATTTGGGTATATGTAGTTGAATCTGCCGATATCTCCAACATAATTAGAGCCTCCAATAGAGATTCCTGCTTCATACATTTGTCCAAATGAAACACTAGAAATGTTC
Proteins encoded:
- a CDS encoding DUF6089 family protein, with protein sequence MKKSILLIIFMNISSVSFGQMYEAGISIGGSNYVGDIGRFNYIYPNKIAGAAFFKYNLNPRMVLRATYSYLPIEANDKDADTDFRRDRGSSFSNTINELAVGLEYNFYEYDLSSDDKTWTPYILLELAAFNYQYVVTESSPDAYVYDTKNSFSIPFGVGFKSKLAGPLAFSLEAKFRYTFEDDLDYNNDTITDLNFGGTGNDWYMFTGFSLIYTFGRPACYTNGL
- the bamA gene encoding outer membrane protein assembly factor BamA is translated as MKLLSTTLVLFALFFNFSTIAQIKKDTITTDKNISFEKGKEYILGGISVTGLKKFSEETVKIFTGLRNGQVIKLPGDKLTSAIKKLYESKQFSNVDVYLAKVDGNTVYLQFDVQELPQLNQVKITGVKKSKAKELVKEAELKSGAMLTDNLIVTTKNYITKKYTDKGYLKTKVNLAVKKDTADLNTVNINVFVDKGVRIKIKEIVFTGNKKFTDKKLKKAMSNTKSKFVGRFWKASKYIEEDYQEDLENILDKYSRLGFRDARILSDKISWNDDNTINLNITLEEGKQYKFADILFVGNKEYTDDELRAVLRIDKGDVYNGAVLKERVKGDGSPNSEDISTLYQDNGFLFSQVNAIETRVKNDSITVEIRIREDEKARIKKVTVTGNDKTNDHVIFRELRVKPGDLFSRSAIIRSIREIGQLGFFDQNVSPDVVPNYQNKTADIDFTVVEKGGSQIELQGGYGGGSFIGTLGLSFNNFSIRNLFNKESYNPLPMGDGQKLSLRLQTSRTFNTYSFSFTEPWLGGRKPQSLSFSIYSSNQYQFNFQTGDVDRNQSLGIIGASLGLGQRLKWPDDFFQLSQTISYQSFNLNNYGFRVGSDILNNGTLNNLSYNAVISRNSAGPSLIFPTYGSEFSLAVKATLPYSLFSDKDYANLETQEKYKWLEYYKITAKGKWYTSFTDKLVLMTNAEMGYLGFYNSELGQNPFERYFVGGDGIAQFQLDGRETVGLRGYENNRLSSAEGGTIFNKFQMELRFSITDSPSASIYTLGFLEAGNSYDNFETFNPFELKRSAGLGVRIFMPAFGLLGIDFAHGFDPLPGLREKSGWQTHFIIGRQF
- a CDS encoding isoprenyl transferase, with product MDKKLRINPQRVPKHVAIIMDGNGRWAKDKGMTRVFGHKNALTAVRQTLEAAGELKVRYITLYAFSTENWKRPKFEIDALMSLLISSLKKELPTFQENKIKVNAIGNIENLPKTAQKTLLDVIQKTKSNNEMTLTFALSYGSREEIVNAIKNISKKVVNKELDLEKIDENTINNHLYTFNLPNVDLLIRTSGEQRISNFLLWQIAYAELYFTNILWPDFRQEHFYDAIIDYQNRERRFGKTSEQLTE